The Ancylobacter sp. WKF20 genome contains a region encoding:
- a CDS encoding DUF423 domain-containing protein, producing the protein MYLFRRLIVLLAGLMGAAGVAAAAAGAHMNPDPNLATAANFLMLGAAGAVGVVALAAARGPRFAIADAGAGLVALGTLLFGSALAVRALWNIAIFPMAAPTGGTMLIAGWVVVALAAFQRGDRAG; encoded by the coding sequence ATGTATCTGTTTCGCCGCCTGATCGTCCTCCTCGCCGGCCTGATGGGCGCGGCGGGCGTGGCCGCGGCCGCGGCCGGGGCTCACATGAACCCCGATCCGAACCTCGCCACGGCCGCCAACTTCCTCATGCTGGGTGCCGCAGGGGCGGTCGGTGTGGTCGCTCTGGCGGCAGCGCGCGGCCCGCGCTTTGCGATCGCCGATGCGGGGGCAGGGCTGGTTGCGCTCGGCACGCTGCTGTTCGGCAGCGCGCTGGCGGTGCGAGCGCTCTGGAATATCGCGATTTTTCCTATGGCTGCCCCCACTGGCGGGACTATGCTGATCGCCGGATGGGTCGTCGTTGCCCTGGCTGCTTTCCAGCGTGGTGATCGCGCCGGTTGA
- a CDS encoding cobyrinate a,c-diamide synthase, whose protein sequence is MTARGFIIAAPRSGSGKTTVTLGLLTALARRGFRVRAAKSGPDYIDPAFHAAASGAPGLNLDSFAMPPALIAALAGEAAGAADLLVIEASMGLFDGIVGEAGRTGAAADLAARLGLPVVLVMDISGQSQSAAAVARGFALHDPAVRIAGVILNKVASERHRTQASDAIAATGLAVLGALPREAAMSLPERHLGLVQAVEHEGLEAHFDRLAAAVEAHVDLDALVALAVTPALPDLTHNSPAVPPPGQRIALARDVAFSFAYEHLVAGWRGAGAEILPFSPLADEAPDGSCDAVWLPGGYPELHAGRLADASRFLEGVRAVAQDRPVHGECGGFMVLGEGLEDAEGTLHPMLGLLGHTTSFAKRRLNLGYRRAVTRAPSALGPAGTAFRGHEFHYASVTQPGDDAALVDLADGQGKPLGAGGSRRGRVSGTFFHVIATE, encoded by the coding sequence ATGACCGCGCGCGGCTTCATCATCGCCGCGCCGCGCTCCGGCTCGGGCAAGACCACGGTGACGCTCGGTCTCCTCACCGCGCTGGCGCGGCGGGGTTTTCGCGTGCGGGCGGCGAAGTCGGGGCCGGACTATATCGACCCGGCCTTTCACGCCGCGGCGAGCGGCGCGCCGGGGCTCAATCTCGACAGCTTCGCCATGCCGCCCGCGCTCATCGCTGCGCTCGCGGGCGAAGCGGCGGGAGCGGCCGATCTCCTCGTCATCGAGGCGTCGATGGGCCTGTTCGACGGCATTGTCGGCGAGGCCGGGCGCACCGGCGCGGCGGCCGATCTCGCGGCCCGGCTCGGCCTGCCGGTGGTGCTGGTGATGGACATTTCCGGCCAGTCGCAATCGGCGGCGGCGGTGGCGCGAGGGTTCGCGCTGCATGATCCGGCGGTGCGGATCGCCGGTGTCATCCTCAACAAGGTGGCGAGCGAGCGGCACCGCACGCAGGCGAGCGACGCCATTGCCGCGACCGGCCTTGCCGTGCTCGGCGCCTTGCCGCGTGAGGCGGCGATGAGCCTGCCGGAGCGGCATCTGGGCCTGGTGCAGGCCGTCGAGCATGAGGGACTTGAGGCCCATTTCGACCGGCTGGCGGCGGCGGTGGAGGCGCATGTCGATCTCGACGCGCTGGTGGCGCTGGCCGTGACGCCCGCTCTTCCCGACCTCACCCACAATTCCCCGGCGGTGCCGCCGCCCGGCCAGCGCATCGCGCTCGCGCGGGATGTCGCCTTCTCCTTCGCCTATGAGCATCTGGTCGCCGGCTGGCGTGGTGCCGGGGCGGAAATCCTGCCCTTCTCGCCGCTCGCCGACGAGGCGCCGGACGGCAGCTGCGACGCGGTGTGGCTGCCTGGCGGCTACCCGGAGCTGCATGCCGGGCGCCTCGCGGACGCGTCGCGCTTTCTTGAGGGCGTGCGCGCGGTTGCGCAGGACCGGCCGGTGCATGGTGAATGCGGGGGCTTCATGGTGCTGGGCGAGGGGCTGGAGGATGCCGAGGGTACGCTGCACCCCATGCTCGGCCTGCTCGGCCACACCACCAGCTTTGCCAAGCGCCGGCTCAATCTCGGCTACCGCCGCGCGGTGACGCGCGCCCCTTCCGCGCTCGGCCCCGCCGGCACGGCGTTTCGTGGCCACGAGTTTCATTATGCCAGCGTCACACAGCCGGGCGACGATGCAGCGCTGGTTGATCTGGCGGATGGTCAGGGTAAACCGCTCGGGGCCGGCGGCAGCCGGCGCGGGCGGGTGTCGGGCACCTTCTTCCATGTCATCGCCACGGAGTGA
- a CDS encoding cobalamin biosynthesis protein: protein MIVAGVGSRRGVTAEEVCAAVRGAMERHDVKLCDIALMATPALKGGEAGIMKAALDMGLLLVMVPQSQLEAAGKRVLTHSERVVALMGVPSVAEASALAVAGRRSTLIGPRFVLGAVTCALAREAEKGVPAGEPREAETP, encoded by the coding sequence ATGATCGTGGCCGGCGTCGGCAGCCGTCGCGGCGTGACGGCCGAGGAAGTGTGCGCCGCCGTGCGTGGCGCGATGGAGCGCCATGACGTGAAGCTGTGCGACATCGCGCTCATGGCCACCCCGGCGCTGAAGGGCGGCGAGGCCGGCATCATGAAGGCCGCGCTCGACATGGGGCTTCTGCTGGTGATGGTGCCGCAGTCGCAGCTGGAGGCCGCCGGCAAGCGCGTGCTGACCCATTCCGAGCGCGTGGTGGCGCTGATGGGCGTGCCCTCGGTGGCGGAGGCGTCGGCCCTTGCCGTGGCGGGGCGCCGCTCGACGCTGATCGGCCCGCGCTTCGTGCTCGGCGCCGTCACCTGCGCGCTGGCGCGCGAGGCGGAAAAGGGCGTACCCGCCGGAGAGCCGAGGGAGGCGGAAACGCCGTGA
- a CDS encoding glycogen/starch/alpha-glucan phosphorylase, translating into MSVEAEDKMLEKPETPARPLAPAASDDVAKFRAAVISKLTYAVGKNPAAASDRDWFLATAFATRDRIVDRWITSTRQTYSEGRKRVYYLSLEFLIGRLLFDALTNLELLDTVRAALGDLGVDLDRLRQVEPDAALGNGGLGRLAACFMDSMATLSIAAYGYGIRYENGLFRQMIKNGWQQEYPEDWLSFGNPWEFERPEVYYDIGFGGSVEAVAVGNDRKKQIWHPAETVEAVAYDTPIVGWRGRHVNTLRLWSARAADPLRLDAFNQGDHVGALVNQVKAEAISKVLYPSDATPAGQELRLRQEYFFTAASLHDLIRRHVDSFGDVRSLPDKVSIQLNDTHPAIAVAELMRVLVDEHDIAWDEAFDITTRTISYTNHTLLPEALETWPVPLMERVLPRHMQIIYLLNAKHLEKVRTEFPGDDALLSSVSLIQEDHGRRVRMGNLAFLGSHSINGVAALHSELMKTTVFKDFYRLFPDRMNNKTNGITFRRWLYQANPGLTNLLVDVCGPAVLDDPGELKKLEALAADSSLHDRLATVRRQNKVALARIIRDRLDIKVNPGALFDVQIKRIHEYKRQLLNVLETIALYDAMRANPAKNWAPRVKIFSGKAAASYHMAKLIIKLANDVGRVVNDDPTVRDLLKVVFLPNYNVSLAESIIPAADLSEQISTAGMEASGTGNMKMALNGALTIGTLDGANVEIKDHVGDDNIFIFGLTADEVEERRRTGIDEYGSIQKSHHLGEVLDAVESGVFSPDEPDRFKPLVDALRHHDYFLVTSDFDAYWDAQRKVDERWNNKPSWWTSSAINTANMGWFSSDRTISEYAHDIWNVPVRAPR; encoded by the coding sequence ATGTCAGTTGAGGCCGAAGACAAGATGCTGGAGAAGCCGGAGACCCCCGCCCGCCCGCTGGCGCCTGCCGCGAGCGACGACGTCGCCAAGTTCCGCGCCGCGGTGATCTCCAAGCTCACCTATGCGGTGGGCAAGAATCCGGCGGCGGCGAGCGACCGCGACTGGTTCCTCGCCACGGCCTTCGCCACGCGCGACCGCATCGTCGACCGCTGGATCACCTCCACGCGCCAGACCTATTCGGAGGGTCGCAAGCGGGTCTATTACCTCTCGCTGGAATTCCTCATCGGCCGGCTGCTGTTCGACGCGCTAACCAATCTGGAGCTGCTCGACACGGTGCGCGCCGCGCTGGGCGATCTCGGCGTCGATCTCGACCGGCTGCGGCAGGTGGAGCCGGACGCGGCGCTCGGCAATGGAGGTCTCGGCCGTCTCGCCGCCTGCTTCATGGACAGCATGGCGACGCTCTCCATCGCCGCCTATGGCTATGGCATCCGCTATGAGAACGGCCTGTTCCGCCAGATGATCAAGAATGGCTGGCAGCAGGAATATCCCGAGGACTGGCTGTCCTTCGGCAACCCCTGGGAGTTCGAGCGGCCGGAGGTCTATTACGACATCGGCTTCGGCGGCTCGGTCGAGGCGGTGGCGGTCGGCAATGACCGCAAGAAGCAGATCTGGCACCCGGCCGAGACGGTCGAGGCGGTCGCCTATGACACGCCCATCGTCGGCTGGCGCGGCCGACATGTGAACACGCTGCGCCTGTGGTCCGCCCGCGCGGCCGACCCGCTGCGGCTCGACGCCTTCAACCAGGGCGACCATGTCGGCGCGCTGGTGAACCAGGTGAAGGCGGAAGCCATCTCCAAGGTGCTCTACCCCTCCGACGCTACCCCGGCGGGACAGGAGCTGCGGCTGCGGCAGGAATATTTCTTCACCGCCGCCTCGCTGCACGACCTGATCCGCCGCCATGTCGACAGCTTCGGCGATGTGCGCTCGCTGCCCGACAAGGTGTCGATCCAGCTCAACGACACCCACCCGGCCATCGCGGTGGCCGAGCTGATGCGCGTGCTGGTGGACGAGCACGACATCGCCTGGGACGAAGCCTTCGACATCACCACCCGCACCATCTCCTACACCAACCACACGCTCCTGCCCGAGGCGCTGGAGACGTGGCCGGTGCCGCTGATGGAGCGCGTGCTGCCGCGCCACATGCAGATCATCTATCTGCTGAACGCCAAGCATCTGGAGAAGGTGCGCACCGAGTTCCCCGGCGACGACGCGCTGCTCTCCTCTGTCTCGCTGATCCAGGAAGACCATGGCCGGCGCGTGCGCATGGGCAATCTCGCCTTCCTCGGCTCGCACTCGATCAACGGCGTCGCCGCGCTGCACAGCGAGCTGATGAAGACCACGGTCTTCAAGGATTTCTACCGGCTGTTCCCGGACCGGATGAACAACAAGACCAACGGCATCACCTTCCGCCGCTGGCTCTATCAGGCCAATCCGGGCCTCACCAACCTGCTGGTCGACGTGTGCGGCCCGGCGGTGCTGGATGATCCGGGCGAGCTGAAGAAGCTGGAGGCGCTGGCCGCCGACAGTTCGCTGCATGACCGGCTCGCCACGGTGCGGCGCCAGAACAAGGTCGCGCTCGCCCGCATCATCCGCGACCGGCTGGACATCAAGGTCAATCCCGGCGCGCTGTTCGACGTGCAGATCAAGCGCATCCACGAGTACAAGCGCCAGCTGCTCAATGTGCTCGAGACCATCGCGCTCTATGACGCGATGCGCGCCAACCCGGCCAAGAACTGGGCGCCGCGCGTCAAGATCTTCTCCGGCAAGGCGGCGGCCAGCTACCACATGGCCAAGCTCATCATCAAGCTGGCCAATGATGTCGGCCGCGTGGTCAACGACGACCCGACCGTGCGCGACCTGCTGAAGGTGGTGTTCCTGCCGAACTACAATGTCAGCCTCGCGGAGAGCATCATCCCGGCGGCAGACCTGTCCGAGCAGATCTCCACCGCCGGCATGGAGGCCTCCGGCACCGGCAACATGAAGATGGCGCTGAACGGCGCGCTCACCATCGGCACGCTCGACGGCGCCAATGTCGAGATCAAGGACCATGTCGGGGACGACAACATCTTCATCTTCGGCCTGACGGCGGACGAGGTCGAGGAGCGTCGGCGCACCGGCATCGACGAGTACGGGTCGATCCAGAAGTCGCATCATCTCGGCGAGGTGCTGGACGCGGTGGAATCGGGCGTGTTCTCGCCGGACGAGCCGGACCGCTTCAAGCCGCTGGTCGACGCGCTGCGCCACCACGACTATTTCCTCGTCACCTCCGACTTCGACGCCTATTGGGACGCCCAGCGCAAGGTGGACGAGCGCTGGAACAACAAGCCGTCCTGGTGGACCTCGAGCGCCATCAACACGGCCAATATGGGCTGGTTCTCGTCCGACCGGACGATTTCCGAATACGCCCACGACATCTGGAACGTGCCGGTGCGCGCCCCCCGCTGA
- the glgC gene encoding glucose-1-phosphate adenylyltransferase encodes MPRPTAQNAPLARTAMAYVLAGGRGSRLMELTDRRAKPAVYFGGKSRIIDFALSNALNSGIRRIGVATQYQAHSLIRHMQRGWNFFRHERNESFDVLPASQRVSETMWYLGTADAVYQNLDIIEAYDTRHIIILAGDHVYKQDYEFMLQQHVDAGADVTVGCLEVPREEASAFGVMHVDDRDNIISFLEKPKDPPSMPGRPDKALASMGIYVFETKFLIDQLRRDAADPLSTHDFGKDLIPYIVKHGKAVAHHFSRSCVRSDMETAPYWRDVGTVDAYWEANIDLTGVVPELDLYDRDWPIWTYAEITPPAKFVHDDEGRRGQAISSLVSGGCIISGSSLRRALLFTGVRVNSYGTIENSVVLPYVEIGRSARLKNVVIDASVRIPEGLVVGEDPELDAKRFRRTDKGICLITQPMIDKLGM; translated from the coding sequence ATGCCAAGGCCTACGGCCCAGAATGCTCCACTCGCCCGTACGGCGATGGCCTATGTCCTCGCTGGCGGCCGTGGCAGCCGCCTGATGGAGCTGACCGACCGCCGCGCGAAGCCTGCCGTCTATTTCGGCGGCAAGTCGCGCATCATCGATTTCGCGCTGTCCAACGCGCTGAATTCCGGCATCCGCCGGATCGGCGTCGCGACGCAATATCAGGCGCACAGCCTCATCCGCCACATGCAGCGCGGCTGGAACTTCTTCCGCCACGAGCGCAATGAGAGCTTCGACGTGCTGCCGGCGAGCCAGCGCGTCTCGGAGACCATGTGGTATCTGGGAACGGCCGACGCTGTGTATCAGAACCTCGATATCATCGAGGCCTATGACACCCGCCACATCATCATTCTGGCCGGCGACCACGTGTACAAGCAGGACTACGAGTTCATGCTTCAGCAGCACGTGGATGCGGGCGCCGACGTCACCGTCGGCTGCCTTGAAGTGCCGCGGGAGGAGGCGAGTGCGTTCGGCGTGATGCATGTCGACGACCGCGACAACATCATCTCCTTCCTCGAGAAGCCGAAAGACCCGCCGTCGATGCCCGGCCGCCCGGACAAGGCGCTGGCCTCCATGGGCATCTATGTCTTCGAGACCAAGTTCCTGATCGACCAGCTGCGCCGCGACGCCGCCGATCCGCTCTCGACGCATGATTTCGGCAAGGATCTGATCCCCTACATCGTCAAGCACGGCAAGGCGGTGGCGCACCATTTCTCGCGCTCCTGCGTGCGCTCCGATATGGAGACGGCCCCCTATTGGCGCGATGTCGGCACGGTGGACGCCTATTGGGAGGCCAATATCGACCTCACCGGCGTGGTCCCGGAACTCGACCTCTATGACCGCGACTGGCCGATCTGGACCTATGCCGAGATCACCCCGCCGGCGAAATTCGTGCATGACGATGAGGGCCGGCGCGGGCAGGCGATTTCCTCGCTGGTCTCCGGCGGCTGCATCATCTCCGGCTCTTCGCTCCGCCGCGCGCTGCTGTTCACCGGCGTGCGGGTGAACTCCTACGGCACGATCGAGAACAGCGTGGTGCTGCCCTATGTCGAGATCGGCCGCTCGGCCCGGCTGAAGAATGTGGTGATCGACGCCAGCGTGCGCATTCCCGAGGGGCTCGTCGTGGGCGAGGATCCGGAACTCGATGCCAAGCGCTTCCGGCGTACCGACAAGGGAATCTGCCTCATCACCCAGCCGATGATCGACAAGCTGGGCATGTAA
- the cobM gene encoding precorrin-4 C(11)-methyltransferase translates to MTVHFIGAGPGAADLMTLRGRDLIARCPVCLYAGSIVPPEVLGWCPPGARIVDTAPLSLDEIEAEFLAAAAAGQDVARLQSGDLSIYSAVAEQIRRLERAGIAYTLTPGVPAFAAASAVLGRELTVPGVAQSLVITRVSGRASAMPEGERLAAFGATGATLAIHLAIHALDQVVAELTPLYGADCPVAVVVEATRPTERVIAGTLADIRERAAAEPVERTALIMVGRALAAAAFRESALYDPTYQRRFRGRE, encoded by the coding sequence GTGACCGTGCATTTCATCGGCGCCGGCCCCGGCGCGGCGGACCTCATGACGCTGCGCGGGCGCGACCTCATCGCCCGCTGCCCGGTCTGCCTCTATGCCGGCTCCATCGTGCCGCCGGAGGTGCTCGGCTGGTGCCCGCCGGGCGCCCGCATCGTCGATACCGCGCCGCTGTCGCTGGACGAGATCGAAGCCGAGTTCCTCGCGGCGGCGGCGGCAGGGCAGGATGTGGCGCGCCTGCAATCGGGCGACCTGTCGATCTATTCGGCGGTGGCCGAACAGATCCGCCGGCTGGAACGGGCCGGCATCGCCTACACGCTCACCCCCGGCGTGCCAGCCTTCGCCGCAGCCAGCGCGGTGCTCGGGCGTGAGCTGACCGTGCCCGGCGTGGCGCAGAGCCTTGTCATCACCCGCGTCTCCGGCCGCGCCTCGGCCATGCCGGAGGGCGAGAGGCTCGCCGCCTTCGGCGCGACGGGGGCGACTCTCGCCATCCACCTCGCCATTCACGCGCTCGATCAGGTGGTGGCGGAGCTGACGCCGCTCTATGGCGCGGATTGTCCCGTCGCCGTGGTCGTGGAGGCAACGCGCCCCACCGAGCGGGTGATCGCCGGCACGCTCGCCGATATTCGCGAGCGTGCGGCGGCCGAGCCGGTGGAGCGTACCGCGCTCATCATGGTCGGCCGGGCGCTGGCGGCGGCGGCATTCCGCGAAAGCGCGCTCTATGACCCCACCTATCAGCGCCGATTCCGGGGGCGGGAATGA
- the glgA gene encoding glycogen synthase GlgA, whose protein sequence is MSGLKVLSVVSEIYPLVKTGGLADVAGALPAALAPHNVEMRTLIPGYPAVMAALETAEPVYHFDHLFGGPGRLLAARAAGLDLFVIDAAHLYDRPGGPYAGPDGLDWPDNAQRFAALGAVASGIGLGLVPGFVPEVVQAHDWQAGLAPAYLHYSGGRRPGTVVTVHNIAFQGKFAPELAPTLGFPPEAMSIHGIEYYGTLGYLKAALKLSDRITTVSPTYAGEILQPEAGMGLEGLLNDREHVVHGILNGLDEAAWNPAADTLIPAPFDLKRIKARDANKAALQAAFGLEPNPETLVFGVVSRLSWQKGLDLLADSLGTILELGAQLVLLGSGDADLAARFAGAAEVNPGRIGVRLGYDEAVAHLIQAGSDALVVPSRFEPCGLTQLSALRYGALPVVARVGGLADTVIDVNEVARTAGVGTGVQFSPVTVPALQLALRRTHQLWQDQKLWKKLQRNAMTTDVSWDRAARDYATLFRDLVAERNA, encoded by the coding sequence GTGTCGGGTCTCAAGGTTCTATCGGTCGTCTCCGAAATCTATCCGCTGGTGAAGACCGGCGGTCTCGCGGATGTCGCCGGCGCGCTGCCGGCGGCACTGGCTCCCCATAATGTGGAGATGCGCACGCTCATCCCCGGCTATCCCGCCGTGATGGCGGCGCTGGAGACGGCGGAGCCCGTCTACCATTTCGACCATCTGTTCGGCGGGCCGGGCCGGCTGCTCGCCGCCCGCGCGGCGGGGCTCGATCTCTTCGTGATCGACGCCGCCCATCTCTATGACCGGCCGGGCGGGCCCTATGCCGGCCCGGACGGGCTGGACTGGCCCGACAATGCCCAGCGCTTCGCCGCGCTCGGCGCCGTCGCCTCGGGCATCGGCCTCGGGCTGGTGCCGGGCTTCGTGCCGGAAGTGGTGCAGGCGCATGACTGGCAGGCGGGCCTCGCGCCGGCCTATCTGCATTATTCCGGCGGTCGCCGGCCGGGCACCGTCGTCACGGTCCACAACATCGCCTTCCAGGGTAAGTTCGCGCCCGAACTCGCGCCGACGCTCGGCTTCCCGCCGGAGGCGATGAGCATTCACGGCATCGAATATTACGGCACGCTCGGCTATCTCAAGGCGGCGCTGAAGCTGTCGGATCGCATCACCACGGTGTCGCCGACCTATGCCGGCGAGATCCTCCAGCCGGAAGCCGGCATGGGGCTGGAAGGGCTGCTGAACGACCGCGAGCATGTCGTCCACGGCATCCTCAACGGCCTCGACGAGGCCGCGTGGAACCCGGCGGCGGACACGCTGATCCCCGCGCCCTTCGACCTCAAGCGGATCAAGGCGCGCGATGCCAACAAGGCGGCGCTGCAGGCGGCCTTCGGGTTGGAGCCGAACCCGGAGACACTGGTGTTCGGCGTGGTCAGCCGGCTGTCCTGGCAGAAGGGGCTCGACCTTCTGGCCGACAGCCTCGGCACCATATTGGAGCTCGGCGCGCAGCTGGTGCTGCTCGGCTCGGGTGATGCGGACCTTGCCGCGCGCTTTGCCGGGGCGGCGGAGGTCAATCCCGGCCGCATCGGCGTGCGGCTCGGCTATGACGAGGCGGTGGCGCACCTCATCCAGGCGGGGTCCGACGCGCTGGTGGTGCCCTCGCGCTTCGAGCCCTGCGGGCTGACGCAGCTCTCGGCGCTGCGCTATGGCGCGCTGCCCGTGGTGGCGCGCGTAGGTGGTCTGGCCGATACGGTGATTGATGTGAACGAGGTGGCGCGTACCGCCGGGGTCGGCACCGGCGTGCAGTTCTCGCCCGTCACGGTGCCGGCGCTCCAGCTCGCGCTGCGCCGGACCCATCAGCTCTGGCAGGACCAGAAGCTGTGGAAGAAGCTCCAGCGCAA
- the glgB gene encoding 1,4-alpha-glucan branching protein GlgB, translating into MFAWQAPDEEVDALVAGRHPDPFGLLGPHETPDGLVIRAFVPDATELTATEADGTAFLALTCRHPAGFFEGLVPKRPAWARYCLHARNDGGDWRFDDPYSFGPVLGPMDDHLLVEGTHRALYERLGAHPATHEGVEGVRFAVWAPNATRVSVVGDFNRWDGRRHQMRKRVDSGLWEIFAPGVGEGTIYKYEIVAADGRLLPLKADPFGFRGELRPNTGSVVARTDNFEWHDEAHIAARASGEARRKPMSIYEVHLGSWRRGEGDRWLTYDELADQLVEYASWMGFTHIELLPVSEHPLDASWGYQPIGLFAPTSRFGDPAGFARFVDRAHQAGLSVILDWVPAHFPTDIHGLAHFDGGPLYEHSDPQRGFHPDWNTAIYDFGRREVANMLIANALYWLDRFHIDGLRVDAVASMLYLNYSRKDGEWSPNPDGSNDNKDAVSFLRRANETIYAEHPGTVVIAEESTSWAGVSQPVFAGGLGFGFKWNMGWMHDTLDYMGLDPVYRPWHHDKITFGFVYAFSENFVLPLSHDEVVHGKGTVLSRMPGDDWQKFATVRAYYGLMWAYPGKKLLFMGQEFAQRREWSEERSLDWHLMVMGPHHRGTQLLVRDLNRIYRETPALHARDCEPEGFQWVVVDDSAQSVFAWLRTGGPQDAPVVMVANVTPVPRGPYRIGMPRAGRWREILNTDAETYGGSGVGNCGAVEAVVIPAHGQPASVEVTLPPLATLYLQWEIEQAEPEADDKNSAPASPAGKMQ; encoded by the coding sequence ATGTTTGCGTGGCAGGCCCCCGACGAGGAAGTCGACGCTCTCGTCGCCGGCCGCCATCCCGATCCCTTCGGTCTTCTCGGGCCGCATGAGACGCCGGATGGCCTGGTCATCCGCGCCTTCGTGCCGGACGCGACCGAACTGACAGCGACCGAGGCGGACGGCACGGCCTTCCTTGCTCTCACCTGCCGCCACCCCGCCGGCTTCTTCGAGGGGCTGGTGCCCAAGCGCCCCGCCTGGGCGCGCTACTGCCTCCACGCCCGCAATGACGGCGGCGACTGGCGCTTTGACGATCCCTATTCCTTCGGCCCGGTGCTCGGGCCCATGGACGACCATCTGCTGGTCGAGGGCACGCACCGCGCGCTCTATGAGCGGCTTGGCGCGCATCCCGCGACGCATGAGGGTGTCGAGGGCGTGCGCTTCGCCGTCTGGGCGCCGAATGCCACGCGCGTCTCCGTGGTCGGCGATTTCAACCGCTGGGACGGGCGCCGCCACCAGATGCGCAAGCGCGTCGATAGCGGGCTCTGGGAGATCTTCGCGCCGGGCGTCGGCGAGGGGACCATCTACAAATACGAGATCGTCGCCGCCGATGGCCGGCTTTTGCCGCTGAAGGCGGACCCGTTCGGCTTTCGCGGCGAGCTACGGCCGAACACCGGCTCCGTGGTCGCGCGCACCGACAATTTCGAGTGGCATGACGAGGCCCACATCGCTGCCCGCGCCTCGGGCGAGGCCCGGCGCAAGCCGATGTCGATCTATGAGGTCCATCTCGGCTCCTGGCGGCGCGGCGAGGGCGACCGCTGGCTGACCTATGACGAGCTGGCCGACCAGCTGGTTGAGTATGCCAGCTGGATGGGCTTCACCCATATCGAGCTGCTGCCGGTCTCCGAGCACCCGCTCGACGCCTCCTGGGGCTATCAGCCGATCGGCCTGTTCGCCCCGACGAGCCGCTTCGGCGACCCCGCCGGCTTCGCGCGCTTCGTCGACCGGGCGCATCAGGCAGGGCTGTCGGTCATTCTCGACTGGGTGCCGGCGCATTTCCCGACCGACATTCATGGCCTCGCCCATTTCGATGGCGGGCCGCTCTATGAGCATTCCGACCCGCAGCGCGGCTTTCATCCTGACTGGAATACGGCGATCTACGACTTCGGCCGGCGCGAAGTCGCCAATATGCTGATCGCCAACGCGCTGTACTGGCTCGACCGCTTCCATATCGACGGTCTGCGCGTGGATGCGGTGGCCTCGATGCTCTACCTCAACTATTCGCGCAAGGACGGCGAGTGGTCGCCCAACCCGGACGGCTCCAACGATAACAAGGACGCCGTTTCCTTTCTGCGCCGCGCCAATGAGACCATCTATGCCGAGCATCCCGGCACGGTGGTGATCGCCGAGGAATCCACCTCATGGGCGGGCGTGTCGCAGCCGGTCTTTGCCGGTGGTCTCGGCTTCGGCTTCAAGTGGAACATGGGCTGGATGCACGACACGCTGGACTATATGGGCCTCGATCCCGTGTACCGGCCGTGGCACCACGACAAGATCACCTTCGGCTTCGTCTACGCCTTCTCCGAGAATTTCGTCCTGCCGCTGTCCCATGATGAGGTGGTGCACGGCAAGGGCACGGTGCTGAGCCGGATGCCGGGCGATGACTGGCAGAAATTCGCGACGGTGCGGGCCTATTACGGGCTGATGTGGGCCTATCCCGGCAAGAAGCTGCTGTTCATGGGCCAGGAATTCGCCCAGCGCCGCGAGTGGAGCGAGGAGCGCTCGCTCGACTGGCACCTCATGGTGATGGGCCCGCATCATCGCGGCACGCAGCTGCTCGTGCGCGACCTCAACCGCATCTACCGCGAGACGCCGGCGCTGCACGCGCGCGACTGCGAGCCGGAGGGGTTCCAGTGGGTGGTGGTCGATGATTCCGCCCAGTCCGTCTTCGCCTGGCTGCGCACCGGCGGGCCGCAGGATGCGCCGGTGGTGATGGTGGCCAATGTCACTCCGGTGCCGCGCGGTCCCTACCGTATCGGCATGCCGCGCGCGGGGCGCTGGCGCGAAATACTCAACACCGACGCTGAAACCTATGGCGGTTCGGGCGTTGGTAACTGCGGCGCGGTCGAGGCGGTGGTGATACCCGCCCATGGCCAGCCGGCGAGTGTGGAAGTGACGTTGCCGCCGCTGGCAACGCTGTACCTTCAATGGGAAATCGAGCAGGCTGAGCCGGAAGCGGACGACAAGAATTCCGCGCCCGCCAGCCCCGCCGGAAAGATGCAGTAG